A stretch of DNA from Lepeophtheirus salmonis unplaced genomic scaffold, UVic_Lsal_1.4 unplaced_contig_9611_pilon, whole genome shotgun sequence:
TTCAGGATTTATTCTCAATCAAATAACATGTAAGGCTCCTagttaaagttatataattcttcaccttgtcacaactgattgaagctgatctaatggaacatcatgaatatgattatttctctcctccaaaacattcttcaaattgtgaaggttatcatgttgattttcagtttctctaTTTTTAACATGACCATTGTACACATGATTTCCATAACTACTAgtaatgatatatgtataagttgGATGTTGATCCTCCAAGTCCAACATGGATTTACACTTAGAACTCTGCAAAGAAAAatcttcattgttactcttcgtcttgcACATCTCtccagaataaaataataatgataacagctttagaaaatttaataaaaaacttcttTTCATTGAGCAACTACAaagagtaatattatttacattattagcTATCAGAAGTGTTCGCATGGGTTGtagggactgtagcccccctctaaaaaaaattaaagaattttttttatttttgaatgtttaatatttgaattttttttttctaaaaatttatattttttatgagtaggggtggatttttgaaattttaatttcttatgagcaactgtgaattttttaatttttccccaaaaaaattaataattgaaatttaatttgttgtaaacagctggggatttttgaaattttttccaaagaatttaataattcaaatttaatgttgTATGTTTTGTTTCagcagctgttgatttttgaaattaaaaaaaaaaagaatttttgaaattgaaatttttaaatttttgtttggcTTTCTCCGTCTGCACACCACTTAACAGACTGCTGTTTCGATTCTGGAGTGAAGTATtgaatccatgtttcatccattgtcaTGTACCAACGCAAAAAATCCTTCTTATTTCGCATGAACATCTCCAAACAGCTCTTTGAATTATCTTGTCGTTGTTGCTTTTGCTCTGTTGTGAGCAAACGCAGCACCCATTTGGAAAACAGcttttttatacacaaatgTCCGTGTATGATGATGTAAATACTAACTTTTGATAACTTCAGAATGCCAGCTATCTCTTGCAACTTCACTTGGCGATTGCCCATGATGATTTTCAGGGTGTTTTCAATGTTTTCCACAATAACGGCCTCATTTGACCGACTAGGGCGTTGAGCATCATCGGTGTCCGTACAACCACGTTTGAAATCAGCAAGCCATCGTTTGATGGTTGTTTTCGATGGGGCGGATTCCGGATAGTATTTTTCAAGCCAAGCTTGGACTTGAACGATGTTTTT
This window harbors:
- the LOC121131685 gene encoding uncharacterized protein; the protein is MGKNIVQVQAWLEKYYPESAPSKTTIKRWLADFKRGCTDTDDAQRPSRSNEAVIVENIENTLKIIMGNRQVKLQEIAGILKLSKVSIYIIIHGHLCIKKLFSKWVLRLLTTEQKQQRQDNSKSCLEMFMRNKKDFLRWYMTMDETWIQYFTPESKQQSVKWCADGESQTKI